AGCCATTGAATAATACAATTGTAAAATCGTCCACCAATCGTCTCAAGTTAACGGTGTATAATCATTGCAACGAACATTAAACTTTAATAACTCCCATTCCAACATGAATTTATTTGATCAACCATTGCGACCGATTGTATTGTTTGTACAACCATTAGTACCCCCATTGCAACGATTCCAATTTGTCAAGAGTTGACAATTAATAGTCATTGACAAATAAATGCATGAAGAGATATACTCTTACAAGAATCGTTACAACATTGATATGATATTCATGTCTGTAACCGACAATATCATAACTCACATGCAATAGTTCAAACTATTCATTGAATCAGTTAGTCTTTTAATCATATATCGGTATAAATATCTAACAGATTTTTGCAAACCACTATATATACCTATAGCATACTCGAGAATAAATctctataatatataataaatgatcTGACCGGCCACTTAACATGCAAATGATAGTTATGAATCAGAATTATGGATAATAATTTTGATCGTTATCCATAAAATTGTATGCCACGTATGTAGTATCATGTTCCAGTATATGCCTTTCACCTTttccttttcattattattatatattaaaattaaaattaaatattaaaatatagAATATGATAATCCCCATATTTATATGAGTACATTCATGTCATACGTTTGATCAACATGCATGTATATCTCATGCATCATCCATATATGGAATTCCGTAATCAAATGTAGCGGCCGACATGAATAAAATGACCAAACGGTTATCAGAAACAACAGGTTTCAAAGTCAACCATTTTACGGTTACTTGCATCAATGAAAATTAACTAAAATATCAATTAACAGTGAACCGTTACACATGTTCCAATTATATGCAACTTGCAATTCAATTCTGGATATGGACTAATTGGTGAATCATCATGCATGCGACACACACAAACAGATGCATTTACCATGTTATACCACATGTGAGATGTTAATCATGTTAACGTACATATTATTCTTACATGCATCATGTCATGTtaaaatattacggagtaaaaGATAAGAAATGTGTACTTGTATATATGAATCCACCGTTAGAATAATTCTTTAACCATATGCATCCAAGATAGATCATCGCCTATATCCTTGCACGATTCATccaagatattttttttttttttttttttttttttttttttttcatccgaCTCCAATCCATGATTATGAACGAATatactttatagatttgttagaaaatagggttgtaaattgactgccggattcgttcttgaatcgtgtattcactttctctataaagtatttcgaccctacgattgccttggttgcacgaaatctttacagggataagacaagaacgcaatcagtgtttttggcaacgaaatcactgatcaaattgttagagagtatgtgtgtgttttctgtTTATGTTCGTTGATATGAAAGCAAAAacatattcctatatttataggaagCGAAAAGGTGCGAGTGAAAGTACGCAACTTTTCAACCAAAGGATGTAACCCTTCAACGAAAAGACGCAACCTTTCGTTCACATCATTTAGGAAATGACATCActcttcatgaaatgatgtaaccattcatggttacctctcatcaaaagatgtaatttccaataccttattgaattaactcgaacgagcgtgcactccgcactctccaaactcgttATTGAGCTTAATAcgataagcctttgctttctagtaaatcccaattaactaaaatgattgttgataacactaaaatcaccaacacatcGGACGTATATCTATGTACATTATGATCAATGTTGACGGAAGCTCACAACGTACACATATTGATCAAGTATATCCCCCTTACGCAAATAGTGCCAAATCCAAGTGGGGTTGATATTGGGGAATTTAAATATGgagtatcaattatcaatatcaatcttGGTTATATGATGTCGGTTTTATGAGCTCTTCATAGTTATTTTAGTAGGAAACTGATTTCATGTgacatttttctttttctttttttttttaaagcaaaattTTATCCAATATCAAACCATCGAAGTGTTACAAGTTACAGTAGAGTCCATCGATTTCATGTTGTTTTGGCGATTTAAGTTGGATGCACTCCCATTACGTtggaatttatatttatatttatattctaaaAGTCTTGAGTTTAATAGTATTGTTTGTCCGATATGTCATAATGGTGTGGAAGACCAACAACACTTATTTTTTGATTGTACGATGGCTTCATCAGTTTGGCATAAAACACGGGTGTGGCTTGATTGCGGGATTCCACATATTCGTTCTTGGGATGACTTAAAGAGTTGGATCGATGGCCTTCAATCTCCAGTAACGCATAAGAATCGGGTAATCTCCGTAGTAGCTACTCTTCTATGGGTGTATGACGATTTCGAAACGGTGTTGTTTTCAACGAATCTTTATATAGTAAAAATAGTCTGTTTGATGTAATTAGATTATTTTCTTTTCGTTGGCTTAAAAATAGAGGTCATGTAGTTTCAAATTTGAACTTGTGGCTTCAAAAGTCATTGTAATTTTCCCTCTTAGAATCTTGCTAGGGGGCGTTTAATGATATTTAgttttggccgttaaaaaaaaatgAATGACGAAATTATGCATCAATTGTGATATTTCTGCgcttctcttttttttttcttttttttttttttgaaaagcaaggatTATATTGAAATCAAAAGTTACAAGGATTGATCAAGCAATAATGGCTTGCAATTATCCCGAAATTGTTTTGCAAAGATAGCAAACCGAACATGAAAACTAATACACGAAACTAATTACAAGATTACATTATTTTAAGATAGCTACTAGGATCGTTAATCCACGTAAGCCAATCTATTTTCCGTTTCCTCGATCTCTTGGATATCCACTCAAACGCTTTAACTTGAATCTCGTTCAAAACCACCGACGGATTCCAAGATTTCCCCCGAAAGACCATCTCGTTTCTATTCTTCCAAATTAGATATGTACATGCTCATTCAACCACTTGCCATATTTTTTCCCCACCTGTGTAGAGTTACTTGGACCATTTCCCCTCAATATTTCAGAAATACTAAGGTTAGTTATATTTCCTAGTCCCCACCACCCGAAGACTCTATCCCACACATCCATTGCGGACTTACAAAATATTAGGGAATGCTCCACCGTTTCTAAATCGTCATCACATAACGGACATCTTACACTATGCAAATCTATACCCCTATTGTCTATTTCGATTTTGACAGGCAGTCTTTTTTTACAAGCCCGCCATACAAATACTTCTAACTTTTTTGGTACCAAATTATTACGCATAGTTTCATCAACATTTGTAACCGCGATTAAACGTTCGTCAATAATGAGAGATAAAGATCGAACAGTGTAAATACCATTATGTGATAACGACCAGGAGCATGTGTCAATTCGCCTTGTGTACGCCATGTTGGTTGTCTCGTCCAATTGCACCTTAAAACACTTCCAGATTCTGATTCTGCAAATCGGTCGCTAATGGTTGTCCCTTTATCCGTTTCCAATCGATatagtcttgaaaattttgaactcAGTTTCCCGTTAACTAGCCACTTTGTGTCCCAGAATTTCAGCATCGAATTTTTGTTCACTTTCTTGACGAAGGAGTCTATGAAATCAACTCCTAACTCTTGAATGCATGTACCTGTTACAAGAATATTTTTCCACACACTTGGTCTTAAAGAGCGAATTGCTTCACCCTCTAAGTCCAAGCCACCACAGGAACCGTAAATGCTACGAATGACATTTGCCCATAAAGAATTGGTGTCGgtattaaacctccaccaccatttgcccAATAAAGAAAGATTTTTACTTTTTAAAAGCCCGATATTTAACCCCCCCCATTTTCATATGAAGTTACCACattatcccatttaacccaagaaatTTTTAGAGTTTAcatccgacccgccccaaaagaacacTCTCCTGACACTCTCTAGAATTTTTAACACACAATTCGGAGCACGAAAGAGCGAGAAATAATACAATGGTAGGCTACTTAGGACCGATTTAATTAGGACTAATCTTCCTCCAAACGACATCGAACGCATTTTCCAACTTGAAAGTCTTGATTTAATTTTATCGATGACCGGGTTCCAACTACTCAACTTATTCATTTTTGCACCAATTGGAAGTCCAAGATACGTAAATGGGAACGACCCCACTTGACATTCTAAACGAGATGCAAATTGTTTTAATTCATCTACAATTGTCCCGATATCATACAAACAGCTTTTTTGAAAGTTCACTTTTAAACCCGAAGCCAATTCGAAGCATTTAAGAAGGTTTCGAAGGTTTAATGCATTTTCATGACTCCATTCTAAACGAGATGCAAATTGTTTTAATTCATCTACAATTGTCCCGATACCATACAAACAGCTTTTTTGAAAGTTCACTTTTAAACCCGAAGCCAATTCGAAGCATTTAAGAAGGTTTCGAAGGTTTAATGCATTTTCATGACTCCATTCTCCGAAAAAAATAGTATCTGCGCTTCTCTACCATATCTCATTTATGCGATTATATATTGAATACTATTTGATTTATTAGTTTCAGAGAATGAAAATCCTTGAGTTTAACGTAATATTTCTCTTATTAATATACGTTAGTCATTGTGTTTTCTATTAAAGACAATAAACGAATTAGTTATTTATACTTTCTAATAAATCTCTATCATTATGATGTCAATACACAAGCTTAAAAAAATTCAGAAAAAAAGAAAAATTAAGTTATCCATAATGatgtcattataataattatttatttttaataaaaaatattaacatgtttatTGTATAATTAATATGGAAAACATTATATACAACCTTATAGTAAAAAACCTCCATTATCAGATGCGGAGtacaatatttgaaatattatttacaACCTAATTTAATGGTAAAATACATCCATCACCATATGTAAaatatttgaagtattatgtaTAACCTAAGGGCTATGATTAGACAAACTCATAAAAAAAATTATACTTTACTTGAAAAAAAATATGTCACGAACCTACAAGATAATTTGAATGGAGCACTTTTTATCTTTGTCAGGATTACGGGTTGTCGTCTCGTTTAAAATAGAATTGATTGATTATTACATTAtgaaattataaataattaatacatttttttaacagaaaaaagagtatatattatatattatcacaATTACAAATATATGAGAGTCCAATAATCATATTACAAGACGAAACCCTATTAGCAAACCAAACCAAACGAAaacaaaatgataaaaatacactcGAGAATCACGAATCGACAAAGCCAAGGGGCAAGTGCTCACCGCTTTGCAGGAAAAAGCCGTGGTCCGTTCATTATCATTAAGGAGAAGATTCTACTTGAATGATACAATCTGGGAATGGCCCGTGGCACAGTGTTGGCAATTCAACGACAAAGCACTCCGGAACACCCCATTTCTCCCCTCCAGAACGACTACTCCAGGAGTGAGGCAAAAAACCTGCACGGTACAAGCGTGACTACCCCTTGCTACCGGGTGGGCCACATTGGTTTAACCTACCCCCGATCTGCTGAAAGCATTTGACACAAATAGATTCGGGTTTGAAATCCATTGCACCCACTCAATCCGGATACCTTTACACCTATTCGATATCCATTCAAAACTTTTAAGTTGAACTTCCTTGAAAATCATATCACGCGATCGTTTTGATTTACTGGATGTAATCGCGTTCCGGTTGTTCCATATCATATAATCCGTTATCCATTCTGTCGCTTGCCAAAATTGCATTACGGTCGCATTAGAGATAACTTGACCGGAACCATCGAGCCCCAAAAACTAGTTATTTAACGATCTTGTTTGTGGATTGATTTAATTCCACCACGCAATCACCCTAAACCAAATACCCCCCGCTTCTTTGCAATGAATTAAAGAATGCTCCACCGTCTCTAAAGCGTCATCACACACCGGACATCGAATCGAACCCAAATCAATCCCCCTCTTGTCTAATTCCACCCTTGTTGGAAGACGATTATGCATTGCCCTCCATACGAAAAGCTCAAATTTTAAGGGGACCAATCTGTTACGAGCTGTTGGAGTCACGACCGAAGGGGTGGAGAATTCCATACGCTCAATTAACTTCGTGAGTTTCTGCACCGAAAACAGACCATTGTTGCTAAGTTCCCAATACCACTCTTCTGTTCCATCTCTACAAGGGACAAAACTAGATAAACGATTAGTAAGATTTGTGATATACCCTAGTAATCTCCCAGAGATACTACGGGACCAACACCAATGAAAAGATACATTTGAGCCGTCCCACCGAACACGATCGTGTATAGTGGCCATGGGATTCGAGTCAAGTCTATACAACCGATTGAACATATATTTTAGCAAATAGTCCCCAAGCCACGGGTCCTACCAAAAACTAATGTGGGATCCATCAACCACCCGTTTTTTAAAAGAACGACAAAATGGTTTATTTAAGTTGGTTAAGCTATTACCCACTTTTATGATTGTAGCCCACGTAGACCCAGCCCGACCTACGGGGGGAGAGTATGATTCGTGTAAACCACCACCACCCCCGTGAAtgctttttattatttttaccCATAAGGAGTTAGGATTAGTTTTaaatcgccaccaccatttaccAAGGAGTGCTCGGTTTTTTATGTTTAGCGACCCAATATTAACCCCCCCTTTTCAAAAGGTAAAATGCAAGTGTCCCATTTAACCCACGCCATTTTTGATTCATCACACGTCCCGCCCAAAAAAATCGACGATGTAGTCCCTCCAAGTTTTTAAGAACACATAAAGGGGCCCTAAAAAGTGAAAAGAAGTAGAGAGGTAGGCTAGATGAAACCGATTTGATTAGCATGAGACGTCTGCCATAAGATAGTGATCTAGCCTTCCAATCCGCTAAACGTTTCTCGAATTTTTTGAACGTCGGTTCCCAATCTTTCGACTGCTTCATTGAAGACCCAATTGGTATCCCCAAATACGTGATCGGAAGTGATCCTGACACGCACCCAAGCCACGTCGCCATCTCCTCCATTGCCTCTTTAGATACTCCCAAACCATACACACAACTTTTATGAAAATTAATTTTAAGTCCCGACGCCTCTTCAAAACATCTCAGAATTTTAACCAAATTATGCGCGTTCCTTCTATTCCATTCTCCGAAAAACAAAGTTTCGTCCGCATATTGTAAATGTGTGAGGCTTACGTTTTCCCTACCAATTGGTAAACCCGTATATCTATTATTTGTGACCGCCATCTttgtaagaaagtttagaccttcggCTACAATAATGAATAAGTAAGGGGATAACAGATCTCCTTGTCTAACACCCTTTGTATATTTAATTCTTTCGCTGGTGCACCATTTACTAAAACCGAGATTGAAGCCGACGAAAGACACGCCTTTATCCATTTTCTCCACCTTGCCCCAAAACCCATTAACTCCAtcatttctaacaaaaaaaatccCATTTAATATTATCGAATGCTTTTTCAAAATCCACCTTGAAAAGAAAACCCTTACGTTTGGCCGCCTTGATATCATGAAGGGCTTCATTTGCCACCAAAATTCCATCTAGAAT
This genomic stretch from Rutidosis leptorrhynchoides isolate AG116_Rl617_1_P2 chromosome 11, CSIRO_AGI_Rlap_v1, whole genome shotgun sequence harbors:
- the LOC139874757 gene encoding uncharacterized protein, giving the protein MATIHDRVRWDGSNVSFHWCWSRSISGRLLGYITNLTNRLSSFVPCRDGTEEWYWELSNNGLFSVQKLTKLIERMEFSTPSVVTPTARNRLVPLKFELFVWRAMHNRLPTRVELDKRGIDLGSIRCPVCDDALETVEHSLIHCKEAGGIWFRVIAWWN